One Mustela nigripes isolate SB6536 chromosome 5, MUSNIG.SB6536, whole genome shotgun sequence DNA segment encodes these proteins:
- the LOC132017147 gene encoding histone H2B type 1-A-like, producing the protein MPELTSKGTTISKKGFKKAVTKTQRKEGKKRKRCRKESYSIYIYKVLKQVHPDTGISSKAMGIMNSFVNDIFERIAGEASRLAHYNKRSTITSREIQTAVRLLLPGELAKHAVSEGTKAVTKYTSSK; encoded by the coding sequence ATGCCAGAGCTGACTTCGAAGGGCACTACCATTTCCAAGAAAGGTTTCAAGAAAGCAGTAACAAAAActcagagaaaagaagggaaaaagcgTAAGAGATGCCGCAAAGAGAGCTATTCCATTTACATCTATAAGGTGCTGAAGCAGGTGCACCCCGACACCGGCATCTCGTCCAAGGCCATGGGCATCATGAACTCGTTCGTCAACGACATCTTCGAGCGCATCGCGGGCGAGGCGTCCCGCCTGGCGCACTACAACAAGCGCTCGACCATCACGTCCAGGGAGATCCAGACGGCCGTGCGCCTGCTGCTGCCCGGGGAGCTGGCCAAGCACGCCGTGTCCGAGGGCACCAAGGCCGTCACCAAGTACACCAGCTCCAAGTAA
- the LOC132017148 gene encoding histone H2A type 1-H-like, with protein MTGGGKQGGKARAKAKTRSSRAGLQFPVGRVHRLLRKGNYSERVGAGAPVYLAAVLEYLTAEILELAGNAARDNKKTRIIPRHLQLAIRNDEELNKLLGRVTIAQGGVLPNIQAVLLPKKTESHPHKVQSK; from the coding sequence ATGACAGGTGGAGGCAAGCAGGGGGGCAAGGCGCGCGCCAAGGCCAAGACGCGCTCGTCGCGGGCGGGTCTGCAGTTCCCGGTGGGCCGCGTGCACCGCCTGCTCCGCAAGGGCAACTACTCGGAGCGGGTCGGGGCCGGCGCGCCCGTGTACCTGGCGGCCGTGCTCGAGTACCTGACGGCCGAGATCCTGGAGCTGGCGGGCAACGCGGCGCGCGACAACAAGAAGACGCGCATCATCCCGCGCCACCTGCAGCTGGCCATCCGCAACGACGAGGAGCTCAACAAGCTGCTGGGCCGCGTCACCATCGCGCAGGGCGGCGTGCTGCCCAACATCCAGGCCGTGCTGCTGCCCAAGAAGACCGAGAGCCACCCTCATAAAGTCCAGTCCAAGTAA